Proteins from a genomic interval of Zingiber officinale cultivar Zhangliang chromosome 1B, Zo_v1.1, whole genome shotgun sequence:
- the LOC122054611 gene encoding histone H2AX, which translates to MSSEAAAKGGRGKAKSSKSVSRSQKAGLQFPVGRIARFLKNGKYADRVGAGAPVYLAAVLEYLAAEVLELAGNAARDNKKNRIVPRHIQLAVRNDEELSKLLGTVTIASGGVLPNIHQTLLPSKGGKGKGDIGSASQEF; encoded by the exons ATGAGTTCGGAGGCAGCGGCGAAGGGTGGCCGAGGCAAGGCTAAGTCTTCTAAATCTGTTTCTCGGTCGCAGAAGGCCGGCCTCCAGTTCCCTGTCGGCCGTATTGCCCGCTTCCTTAAGAACGGAAAGTACGCCGACCGTGTCGGCGCAGGTGCCCCCGTCTACCTCGCCGCTGTTCTTGAATATCTTGCTGCCGAG GTTTTGGAGTTAGCTGGAAACGCTGCGAGAGATAACAAGAAGAACAGGATCGTCCCGAGGCATATACAACTCGCTGTCAGGAATGATGAAGAGTTAAGCAAACTTTTGGGAACTGTCACGATCGCTAGTGGCGGTGTTCTGCCAAACATCCATCAGACTTTACTGCCCAGTAAGGGAGGGAAGGGAAAAGGCGATATCGGTTCTGCATCACAGGAATTTTAG